The Humulus lupulus chromosome 7, drHumLupu1.1, whole genome shotgun sequence region TTCTGTATCCCTAAGAGTGTGGTGGGGATTATTGAAAAGCTGATGCGGGATTTCTTGTGGGAAGGGGCGGAACATTCAGGGGCTGACCACTTGGTATCTTGGAATGAATTTTGTAAATCACGTAGTCACGGGGGCTTGGGTATTGGAAATTTAGCGTTGCGGAACAAGGCTTTTCTTTTCAAGTGGTTGTGGTGGTTTCCTATGGAGAGTACTTCTTTGTGGCATAGGGTGGTCAGAAGCAGATATGGGAGTGATGGGGGCCATTGGGACACTAATGTTGGAGGAAGATTTTCGACTCGTGGCCCTTGGAAAGACATCTCGTCTTTGTATGAAGAGTATAGAAGCTTGGTTTATTTTAAAGTAGGAAGGGGAGACAGAATTCGTTTTTGGGAGGATGTTTGGATTGGCGATTCATCTTTCAAACTGAAATACCCAGATTTGTTCAGGGTTTCGGAGGCCAAGAATTATTTGATTAAGGACGTGGTAGTGGGGGAGGAGATCAACAGTTCGGAAGGCCTTTGCTTGGACTTTAGATTCAGAAGGAATCTTTTTGATTGGGAGATTCCAAGTTTGGTTGAGTTGTTTAATTTGATTAAGTTTGTAGATTTACCCCAGATTTTGGAGGATAAGAGGATTTGGATTCCAGATACTAGTGGAGTTTTCAATTGCAAGACTGCATTTCAATCTTTGTCCTGTGCTAATTTAGGTCCAGAGTTACCTTGGGCTAAGAGGTTATGGAAGATTGTGGTCCCTTACAAAGTCAAAGTGTTTGGCTGGCTATTATTTTCGAATAAATTAAGTGTCTTCGACATTTTGCAGAGAAGAAGACCTTTTCAATATTTGTCACCAAGTTGGTGTGTTTGCTGTAAAATCAATGGTGAATCAATTACCCATCTTTTCCTTGAATGCTCTTTCTCCACGGCTTTGTGGAGTAAAGTGTTAAAAGAGTTTGGGGTATCTTGGTGTATGCCTTCTTCGTGTTCGCAACTGTTCTTATGTCAACTAGAGGGAGAGAAAAGAATGGCTCGTCTTTGGCAAAGTACTGTCATGGCAGCTTTCTGGGTTATTTGGTTGGAAAGAAATAGCAAGATCTTTGATGAGTCCTCTTGTTCTGTTGATTCCCTTTGGGATAAAATTAGATTCTGGGTGGCTACCTGGGTTTATAGGTCGAAAGGATTTGAGGATGTTTTCTTTTTGGATCTTTGTAGGGAATGGATGTATTTGTGGTCTTAATctttttgttctagttttttctAGGGCTTTGTTTTTGTCTTATTTTTGTTTCCACGGTATTCCTTCGCCAAAAGTGAGGGTTATAATTGATTTTGAGAGGAGGTCTTTTTGACCTCTGActcatcttttaaaaaaaaaactaagatacCCTCAGGGTCACTTATGGTCGCTTAGGGTCGCTTTGGGTtgcttagttcaattttatttttttatgttaaaataCCCTAAGCGACCCTGAGGGTCGCTTAGTTCAATTTGATTCTTTATGTTAAAATACACTAAGTGACCCTGAGAGTcgcttagttcaattttattcttTATGTTAAAATACACTAAGCGACCATAAGCTAGCAGTTCAATTTTCTTCTTAGTTGTTAAATACACTAAGCGACCCTCTGGGTCTCTTAGGGTCGCTCAGTTTAATTTTGTTCTTGATGTTAAAATACAATAAGCGACCTTTGTGACTCAGAGGGTCGCTTAAAGTCACTTAGTTCAATTTTCTTCTTAGATGTTAAAATACACTAAGCGACCTTTGCGACCATTTGGGTCTCTTAGGGTCGCTTAGTTCAATTTTCTTGTTGATGTAAATATACACTAAGAGACCTAACTCAACTTAGGGTCGCTTATTTCAATTTTGTAATAAATTTTTGCACTTattatttacattaatttacattgtattttgtttgtttggCAAATTTCAGATTTCTAGAACTATTTTGACAACAGAGCTTCCTTATGTCCTGAGTGTTATTATGAATGAAAATGTTCAAACGAAAACTAAAGTTACCATTAGGTCTTCGATgcaaatatttgaaaaaataaattcttGGTTATAAAAAACTGACAAgattgtttttagaaaatatgGTCAGTTGGGTCATTTGTTGAACCTCCCTCGGAAAGGGAAGTTTTGGGGGACCTTATCACATCAGATAATTGCAAGGAGGATAAATTGTCAAAAAAACATGAGTTGTGGTTTTTGATAAATGGAAAACCTGTGAGATTCTCTATCCAAGAGTTTGCAATAGTATCTGGATTATACACTGGTGGCGAATTAACACCAGAAGAACTAAATGTGGTTTCATCAAACAACAATTTAAAGAATAAGTACTTCAAGGATAGGTCTATAAAAATAGAGGATGTAGCAAATGTGCTAGATAATATACCAAAAGAGGAGAGAATGAAAGACAGAGTGAAGTTGTGCTTTATCTACCTACTAAGTGCGTTTCTGTTAAATTCAAGTGCCGGTA contains the following coding sequences:
- the LOC133791706 gene encoding uncharacterized protein LOC133791706; the protein is MIDTAKSNSAFRGFSVGKDNVDVSHLQFFNDTIFFVNDEESLVVLLDILKVFSVVSGLSINLQKCQLLGINLNEEIVERQAKEIGCEVGQWPIQFLGLPLGDSPRSKGFWEPVISKCANRLDSWSAFLSRGGRLTLIQSVLSSIPIYYLSLFCIPKSVVGIIEKLMRDFLWEGAEHSGADHLVSWNEFCKSRSHGGLGIGNLALRNKAFLFKWLWWFPMESTSLWHRVVRSRYGSDGGHWDTNVGGRFSTRGPWKDISSLYEEYRSLVYFKVGRGDRIRFWEDVWIGDSSFKLKYPDLFRVSEAKNYLIKDVVVGEEINSSEGLCLDFRFRRNLFDWEIPSLVELFNLIKFVDLPQILEDKRIWIPDTSGVFNCKTAFQSLSCANLGPELPWAKREEDLFNICHQVGVFAVKSMISRTILTTELPYVLSVIMNENKIWSVGSFVEPPSEREVLGDLITSDNCKEDKLSKKHELWFLINGKPVRFSIQEFAIVSGLYTGGELTPEELNVVSSNNNLKNKYFKDRSIKIEDVANVLDNIPKEERMKDRVKLCFIYLLSAFLLNSSAGTTIDLSWLRLVDNLEIFDQYPWGRLVYEKIIDQITRVKFRKDHNKDIIRWNFICCPWIFQIWICEAMPKLGEMIGQRIPGNHIPRWIGWKINVKVQNITVARISKLI